The Flavobacterium commune genome contains a region encoding:
- the metK gene encoding methionine adenosyltransferase — protein sequence MAYLFTSESVSEGHPDKIADQISDALIDNFLAFDADSKVACETLVTTGQVILAGEVKSNTYLDVQQIARDVIKKIGYTKSEYMFEANSCGILSAIHEQSADINQGVDRKSPEEQGAGDQGMMFGYATNETENYMPLALDLSHKLLIELAILRRENNEITYLRPDAKSQVTLEYSDDNTPIRIDAIVISTQHDDFDEEATMLAKIKKDIVEILIPRIITKNPEHAHLFNDKINYHINPTGKFVIGGPHGDTGLTGRKIIVDTYGGKGAHGGGAFSGKDPSKVDRSAAYATRHIAKNLVAAGVADEILVQVSYAIGVAQPMGIFINTYGKAKVNLTDGEIAKKVEAIFDMRPYFIEQRLKLRNPIYSETAAYGHMGRTPEVVTKTFSAPGGEEKTVTVELFTWEKLDYVDQIKTAFGL from the coding sequence TAGCTTGCGAGACTTTAGTAACTACCGGTCAGGTTATTTTAGCAGGAGAAGTAAAATCGAATACTTATTTAGATGTTCAACAAATTGCTCGTGATGTAATCAAAAAAATTGGATACACTAAGAGTGAATATATGTTTGAAGCTAATTCATGCGGAATTCTTTCGGCTATTCACGAACAATCAGCCGATATCAATCAGGGTGTTGACAGAAAAAGCCCGGAAGAGCAAGGTGCGGGAGACCAGGGAATGATGTTTGGTTATGCTACTAACGAAACTGAAAACTACATGCCATTGGCACTTGATTTGTCTCACAAACTTTTAATTGAGCTTGCAATTTTAAGACGTGAAAACAACGAAATCACTTATTTACGTCCGGATGCAAAATCTCAGGTTACCCTTGAATACAGTGACGACAATACACCAATTCGTATTGACGCGATTGTAATTTCTACACAACACGACGATTTTGATGAAGAAGCTACGATGCTTGCTAAAATCAAAAAAGACATTGTTGAAATTTTGATTCCTAGAATTATTACTAAAAACCCAGAGCACGCTCACTTGTTTAACGATAAAATTAACTACCACATCAACCCAACAGGGAAATTTGTAATTGGCGGACCTCACGGTGATACCGGACTTACTGGTAGAAAAATTATTGTTGATACTTACGGAGGAAAAGGAGCTCACGGTGGTGGTGCTTTCTCAGGAAAAGACCCAAGTAAAGTTGACAGAAGTGCTGCTTATGCTACCCGTCATATTGCTAAAAACTTAGTTGCTGCGGGTGTAGCTGACGAAATTTTAGTTCAGGTTTCTTATGCTATTGGTGTAGCTCAACCAATGGGAATTTTTATCAACACTTATGGCAAAGCAAAAGTAAACCTAACTGATGGTGAAATTGCTAAAAAAGTAGAAGCTATTTTTGATATGCGTCCGTATTTTATCGAACAACGTTTAAAATTAAGAAACCCTATCTATAGCGAAACTGCTGCTTACGGACACATGGGACGTACTCCTGAAGTAGTTACAAAAACTTTCTCAGCTCCTGGAGGAGAAGAAAAAACAGTAACTGTAGAATTGTTTACATGGGAAAAACTAGACTATGTTGACCAAATTAAAACAGCATTTGG